One Populus nigra chromosome 16, ddPopNigr1.1, whole genome shotgun sequence genomic window, AAACAAGCAACAGTTGTCTGGAGTCCTGTAGCCAACATGGGTTTTTAACCACTCTCGACGAACATTTTTTAGAAAAGTGTCAGGAAAAGAGTAATCCTTCTCTTTCAATAAGATTCGGATGCACTCCAGCAAAGAGAACACATTCTCAGAAGTTATGTGACAAGGATTCAGAGGAAAATAAAGACCCGCAGCCACAAATTTCACACCAGCTTTAAATTCAACAACAACTCCCATCTTCTTCAGCTCCTTTTCATATTCACGAATACCCTTCCCGTAGAACTTGTCACTATCATCAATGAACGGAAGGAGAGTAATTGCAAGGATTGACTCCCATTCAGGACCATACAGGATGCAGTTTCCTGGACATCTATAATCACCGAGCCGAGTCCTCAACCAATTCACTTCACGGATGCACTTCTTCTGTTCTGAAGGAAATTTAAGAGAATTTCCCTTTAGCTTTCTGTAGCACGACAGGAAcgaaaaaacattttcttttgaaatggaAGAAAACGATGCCTGTCGTTTAAAAGAGTGGACGAACACATTGACAGCCTCCTCAAAATCTACCTTTACTCCCAGCAGCTTCAATTCATTTTTGCGAGTGGTGATGCGACTTTCATAGAAATCATGATCAATCAATGGGACAGTGTTGAAAACCTCTAGAAGGGAGCCCCATTCAGGATCAGGAAAGAAACATTCACCTGGAGATTTGTAACCGACATTTGTCTTCAGACATCTCACGCCTTTAAGAGCTTTGGCAAGTTTGTCTGAAGATGTAGAATGATGCATGCAATCTAATATAAACAGAAGAGCCTCAGCTGTCAGagaagatgaaaatgaagaCAGTAAGTTGTCAACAACCATCTGGTAATTGCCATTGAAGTCAACTATGACACCAAGCAACTGAAGTTCTGCTTTGAAACAATTAATGTCTTCACCATAATCATCTTTATCAATGAAGGGTATTTTACTGATTTGCCTTGCAGTTTTCCATTCCTCACTGTATAGAACAGATCCATTTGGAGATGTGCAACCATGGGAAGTTCTTAACCATCTGGCTTCTTTCATTTTGCTAACAAAGTGATCCGGAGAAAGAAAATTTTGCTTCAAAAATCTGATGAAATTGAGTATTGCTAAAACATAGCTTCTGGACAAAGTGGATGAAGCTGCAAGAGACTTCAGATGATTTCCAATAAATCTACATGCTTCCCCATATTCGAACATGACTCCAATTGTTTTTAGCTCCTCTTTGTACTCCTTAATCTTATCGTCATAAAAACCCTGGTCGATTAAGGGGATATCCACAAGCACAGTTCCATTTTGCAAAATCGTTCCCCAATTTGAATTTCCACCATCTGAAGCAAGCAGGAATGACTGTGATGGTGGCCTGTGATCTGGAGAACcattaattataatcataagCCAGCTACCTTCCTTTATGCAAGTTAACAACTTTGCTGGAATGCCAATTCCTCTGCGTTTTAGCTCTCGAATCCAATCCAACAGCAGAAATGCATTCTGTTTTGTGAGTGGCCCGGACAGAGTAGGTATTCCAGCATTGGGAGGAGATATATTTGGAATATCAGAAGCTTTGACACGAGTAATAAGGAATTCCATGAACTTTTCTTCCGATGTTCTAGTGCCAGCGAAACATGCAGGATGCAAGTAGTCCTCTCCGAGCTCAACGTAGTTTTCTTCCCTCCAAGGATTAAAACCAATCAACTCCACCCATTTGCTTCCGTTAGCAGGGACAAGAACTCCACTCCTTTCTTTGGTCACATGACCATAGCTATCCACTAGTGGCATTTTACCACATAAAGAATCAACCCCCTCTGCATTCAGATAACCCCGTAAAAATGACTGGCAAAGGAAGCAAGCATAGGCGATGGTGTTCTTCCTATTATCATTGAGATGATTAGTTACTATTGCTGCGTAGCCATGTAAATTTATCTCAGAAACTTTCACCTCGACTCGAAGCCATTGCAGGATGGCCTCCTTCTTAGAAAATGAATAGATGGCTTCCTGTGTACTTTTCGGCAGGAAAAATCTATTTCCAACAAATCCAAATTCCTTGTTCCAATCAATCAACCAAGATGTATAATGAGTTTCATGTGATCGACACAACAACCTCCCACTGTTCTTCTGAGCTGATTCGTTGATGCTGCACAAAGACACACTACCATCACGATCTGCATATTTTATGAGTGGAATGTCGCCCATCGTGGTGGTGCAAAACTCCGTACGCCAATTATTGGCCACAAAAAGAAGAATTTGCAGATAAACATCTTCTGAGACTCCCATTAAGAGATTAGAACTCCGAATGCACCTTGCATACCATTCATTGTTCACATGTCCCACACCCAAGAAATCAAGTATACGATCATACTCAGGTTTATCAAAGTGAGAGCTCAGAACATGCCAGCCATGGGATGAAGGATTATCAAATCTCACTCCTTCCTTCCTTGCCTTGTTCAACACACTCCAGAATGCAGGCATTATTCGACCAATTTCTGATGGTTTGTGGAAGAACTTCTGCTCTGTGAAAGGCTCACTTGGAACAATTTCTTCTTCAGCCAGCTTTACTTTGATTGATTCCCTCACAGCATTAAGTGTTGGATAGTGAGGACTCTTGATTGGCAAGAACTGGAACAATCGAGGCAGACTAGACACCGGTGCATCTTCTCTCATTTTGACTAACGAGACTAATGCATTAATAAAAGCAAGCGGCACGCAATCAAGAATCCCTTGATTCCAATTGTCATCCAAAAGTATTGTTTCCCTAGATGATGCCAGAATAAAATCTGCTTGAATTATGAAGGGCAAATTTGTGACCATCTCCGTAGGAAGAAATGCATAGATTCCAGGCAAGCTCCTTCCTCGACGGAGACGCTTTCCATTAGGAAAAGCCAGAGTGATTACCCAAACTTTCACTCCCATTCTCTTCtcgactttgtttttttttttcactggaAACTTCTGTTTCCACACAGAATAGCTGCATTCTCTGTCCTGCTCATCAGTACTGTTTTCCTCCGCAGACAGATGGAGTGTGTAGGACTCGGCATCCATGCTCTCCCTAGCCCTGAAATTAGTTCTTTTTGTAATAGCTATTGCACTCACTGTATTGAGCCTGGGATCCTCGTTCTTTTCCCTGACAGAAAGGCTTTTAATCTTCGAAAGAAATAAAAGCACTTCAGGATGAATGCTGGACAGCTGCTGCTTCACAGGCTTCACCTTGTCAGGTTTCAAGGGCAAGACTATTGTTGTTGTCGGAAGAGTTGAATTGGAACCGTATATTTGTTTAATGTCAGAAAGAGATGGATTCTCCTCAACCCATTCAGGAACAACGTATCCAAGATTGCAGTGGGGGCAAGGCTTTTCATTGAAGCGTATCTGATAGCCGTTGCTGAATATGAAAGGCTGGGGAGTGATCAGAAACACACTCTTGAACCCAATTCCTGAAAATCAACCAATTGTTTGGTACTTTAGAACAACATTAGACATACAGTATAAAACCTTTCCTATGGATAAAGGTCGTAAAGATCGTGCACTAAATTCAGAGTCAAGTAGAGAAATCTACTTTAATAAATAACTTAATCACAAGTCTTGTTCTCCATACTTATCTAGAAGGACAAGTAATTAAACGCACATGGGCATGTAGGATGCTAACATTGATTTGGCATAAAAAACAATGGAGCTTAAGATTGGCCCTACAGATTTAGAACTAACGAACTATAGAATCAATTCTGCTTTGTGGTCTTTGGAATCAACCACGACGTTGACAATAGCAAAAGATTTTCTGAAATTGTCAACATTAAACAGAATGGCctcatttcaatattttattcacattcagcataaacatatatatacGATAAATATTCCATTTAAACCTGGGAGGCTACTAGTTGAAATTTAGTCAGGAGTGAGTGAGTGAGAAAAATACCTTTCTCCCCAATATAACCACGTTTCCTGTTGCCTTTCTTAGTGGAATTCCCAACACTGCAAATCGACTCTATGTTTTTAGCAGAAAAACCCTTCTCGCTATTGAAGATCAGCAAAGTGGCTGGTGCACCGGTGGCTGTTATATCACGAGATGTTATGACGAACTCGAGCGAAGGGTCTACACCTTCCAAGTAATCATTGTCTTCCGCATTCTGAGAATGAAAATTCACCACTTGGTAAATTACACAACCAAGATTTAATTACTAATAATTGTGTCTGTCATAACTGGGCTACTTGGATCGATATCTTCGTACGTAGCAATATTTATGGTCCGATAACACAAGGATGATAAAACAAGGATAAGTTCAAGAAGAGGCCTGAGTTGAACAGAGTGATCGGCCTCACGAAAAAGATTCATACCTTTACGGACGGTGAGGAGTTGTAAATATGTTAGAGATGCAAactacttgaaaaaataaataaataatacaaatctGTATTAGAGTTCTTGCGGTTGAAGTCGGCTTGATATCTTTCGTGTGCTTCACATTATTACAagcaaaaatattgtatttttagcCACATTGCTGATTTGTTGAAGTCTTCAGATTCGGCAACAGACAAGAAGGAAAATAGTTGCATTTTTTCTCCCCTCCTTTTCACATCAAGACCTCAACTCTCGAAAACTAAAGCAATTAACTGGTTGACTTGTGCTTGAATTTAGCTTTTCAACTCCCtagtatattaattatttggaATTAAAGAAAACACCAAGACTCAAGGCTCAGCATGGGAACAAAACTATTAGCAAGTCATTGACCACCAAGTCAACACATCAATATGATCTTTACTGCGCAAACAGGTAATTAAGTAAAACCAACACAATAAAGAagtgaaggaaagaaagaaaaacctgAATGAGCTCCATGAGAAAGTGGACATCTTTAGTGTAGAGCTCGGCAGAGAGATACTTGACAGCCTGATCAAGCATAGGAGCCAAAGGGTTCTTTTCTCCTCCTATTGAGAATGTTGTTTTTCTAATGTGCTCTATGTGTTCTCTCGGACTCGCCATTGCAACGAAAACCAATGGATTCAATACACAAAGCACCGTGTGTTGAATTAGTGATGTGGTCTTGCTATAAAGAGTGAAGAGTAGTGGAGAGATTGTGAATATTGGAAGCTTAACATGGAAGAAAGCACGTTTGGTCTTGATGGGGGGAATAAAGTGGAAAGCTATAGATGACACCTTAAGAAATCACTGTCTCTATTTTATGCATTAATTcgaataaatattaataaaaagactTGATTGAGAATGTCTTGAAATGAGTACATAGGTCAGGGACTAAAATCGTGGAAATTCAAATTACTTCTGAGGAAACGAACGACCTTTGGGTCTAGCGTGATTAAAAGATTTTCGTACGGAAAAGCAAAAAAGTGTCGAACAcagaaagccaaaaaaataagatgacAAAAGATAAGTCAATTGTTTGTAGATGATAACGTGGTATAACTGTtgatcatatgatttatttatttatttttgttgactaTATGATAACAGTGgtgagatttttcttttttctttttttttagtgaaagttTCCATTAAACTATGATTTGACCGTTTCAAGTCCTCCTCGAGTTAAGGGAGAGATTGGAAATGCTGTGCTggtaaaaatcttgaattttttttaaataaatttttttatatttatatattatttagatatgttgatagcaaaatattttttttaaaaaaatattttaatatatttttaaataaaaaatactttaaagcGTTTGAAGACTTGTGCCTAATAATAGATTATTATATCCGAACCCAACTtgtcaagagtttttttttccttaaaagaaaagaaacgaaGTCTCATGTACTTCGAAAGAAGTGGGCACTAAGaattcattaaaaagaaaataaaatagctaTTATATAGGATTTAGAGGGCCCATATTAATCTATTAGGCCCAGGTCCTCCTCTTCCTAGTCCTCCACCTAAACCCCCAAAACGGACAGGCGCgcgcacgcacgcacgcacgcacaaGAGTTGTGATTCCTCAAAGCCTCAATTCAATTGGCTGTTTCTGAGAATCtgatataactttttaaaatattttttatttaataatatattaaaattatattttttatattaatatattaaaataattttaaaatataaaaaaattaaaagaaaaaagaaatgctcTAATTGTTACTTTCAAAAAGGCTCATGTCAATCCACAAaatcctcatcatcaaatatggGACTTGCACTGCTCCTAGATTCTGGCACACACCTCGTTTACTTACACTGCTCCTAGATTCTGGCACACACCTCGTTTCAATTTAgaagtgattatttttatttggtctgatttttattttttaaaaaataaaataaatttttttaaaaaaattaaaaccaaatgaAAATAGTTCAAACCGActagttttggtttggtttttagaacaaaaaccagttcaaactggtttgatttgatttttcgGTTCGGCTTAGTTTTAGCTTTGTTTGGCTCGGTTggattcggttcagtttttttggttttagacttataaaaccgaaatcAAACTGAActggtcggtttttttaaaattttaatcaatttttttcacggttcgatttttttttattttctaattttcttagttttttagtttttttactctCCGCTGCATCAAGCATACAAAAATCTATTCCTCAGACAATGAACTTTGACGAAATCTTGtacaaaaaagagaaatatgttataataaattaaaatattttaaagtattttaaaaaattggaaatttttttattttgtgtttctaaattttttttaataccttaattttttttttaaaaaacattattttaatatatatatatatatatatatatatatatataaaacacactTAAGTTAAGACCACTGCTACAACACGTGTTAGCAGAGGTTATGTTCCATTCCGCCATACGAGACTTTGGTACCAATTTCTTTATACCATGGAAGTGCTTCCACTCTCTCTAAGCCAAGTTGTagcattttctttatcaattcatcaaaacaaaGGCACTGGAATCAGATACTATTCACCGGCACTCCGTAGATAAACCACAACATCAAATCAATGTTGCCTCAGATCATCTGTAATTGTTGGATTGTGATCGATTTTTGGAGCAATTAAAGCTTCCAAAGCATCCTAGACATGAGGAACAAGGGAACATTTTTCAAGCCTCTGCTTTTCATTCAAAAGATGTCCAGGGGAAGCCTGATGGTGGTTCAACAAGAAGATGTGTACAGGTTGCTACTTATTTTAATGTAGTGATTAAGAATCCTTTTATTgagaatattttcttctttacttGGGAGACGAAACTGCTATTTGCAGGTTTAGGTTCACAAGCAGGGGACTGCTGTAGGGAGGTCTCTAGACCCAACAAAGTTTAATGGCTACAATGAATTGACAACAAAATTGGATCAGATTCTTGAATTCAATGGTAAATTAGCTGCTCCTAACAAAGATAGGCTGATTGTTTCTATTAATGATGAGGGTGATATGATACTTGTCGGAGATTATCCCTGGCTGTAAGAACTCAAACCCTAGGTCCTATTTTTCTGTTTGAACACAAATTGATCGGCAAATCTCATTCACTCTCTTTGTCCTTGAATGATATAAGACTTTAGTACCAACTGCTTTGCTCTGTCCTTAAATGATACAAGGCAAGTTGTAAAATCGTTATTCAGATGCAAGACTGTATCTCATCTTAAttcctcccttttcttttgtttgttttaaaacatagaTACAAATGCAAGGACTGTATCTCTATGTTTATGATGTGTTCGTGAGATCTGCAACCAAAGAAAGACACCAAAACCTACAAATACACTGGAAAAGGCACAAGATGCCATGGGACTTGCTGGAAAAGAGACCCaagaagttgatttttttatttaaaaaagattgggTCTCACCCAAGTTGTCATCCAGGTTTTAGATTGACATGGTAGGTCATTCTAGTTTAATTAAGTCAATTAcaactttggttttttatgtGTAAAACTCAGTCAAGATCCTAGATCGATTGAGTCTCGAGTTAATTTGTGAGTTTAAGctgggttttaaaattagattcgAGTCAACTTGTGTAGCCGTGCTGAGTTTTAAAACATGAGTATAAATATTTATGGATTGATATGAAAACTCTATTTACAAAATTCTCTCtttgtaattattgtttttcatatagAGGCAGAATAATAACTAATCagaatatatattcaaatgacCATGCGTACAGCTGCAGAGTtaacaaagcataaaaaatagcCAGATTTCATTAGATAGCACACCAGCTGAATCAGCTTAATAACTGATCCTCTCTTGCATTGATCCAATAGCTCAGACAACTATAgattattaacaaaacaaaattcgcTTAGGCAGATGAATAGTGCTGGATGAAGCAATGGAAAAAAACAGGAGGCTGCAATCTTGGAATTATTACCTGGAGAGAAGCGAAGGGATGGCTGCAGTAAGGAACTCCTCATCCTCTAGAAAAGCTCCTGTGCTTCATAACAGTCCCCCCAACATGCACAGCACCCATCATGTGTCAATGGATGCCCTAAACTTCTCCAATCCTTCCAAAGCTTACAGTAATCATCAAATGAAGggttttatttaacattaactGCAttggagggggagagagagagagagagagagagaggtagaAGAGGGAAGAAATTGGAGGGAGAAACATCACCCCTGTCAGGCAAAAAGCTTGTTTCTACTATGGGATCTTTTCCAAATTTCCCGCGCACTAAACTCCTTGGCTCTGAGCTTTCTGCAGATAGCACTGATAAAAGATAAGTGTCAAGGTTAAAACGTAAAAGTAGTTGTAATCCAGTTCATCTAGCTACCAAGTAGAaggataaaatcaaataaaattcattgcAGCAGGGCAAAAATTTACGAAGTGAGGGTTCTTCACAGGCAAGAAAATCCAAAACTCTCACACAAAGAACAATGGCTTCTCTATTGCTCCAGAGCTTAGAACATACCAGCCATGGGATGAAAGATTATGCAAGCTCACCCCCTGCATCTTTGCCCTGCTCAAAATACTCCAGAATGAAGGCACTATTCGACCCAACTTCCCAGGGCTTGTGGAAGACTCACTTGGAGCAATTTGTTCTTCagccaacttttctttgattgatTGCCTCTCAGATTTTGAAGTTGGATAATCAGAGCTCATGATTCGCAAGAACTGGAACATTGCAAGAAACCAagttaaaaacaaagtttaaatTGCAgctaaattataataaaattatgataacaactgagttaattttcaatataaattttgagctgaccttaatgattatataaaaagaaaggaattaaATAACATTAAAGACTCTTAATCGAGAGAATCCTAAAGAAAAACGATAGCTAATGGAGGGAATAAAGAAAGCAATTCACGGCagaaataatttgttttctctgtttttgttaACTTTTCAATAGCTATAAACTAAACTCGGTTCAGAAAagttttattgtattattgtttTAGATTGCGAGAAGAGATATTTTCAACTTCACTTCTGGAtattcaagtatttattttgcCTAATTTGATATgtaatttattgttttcattcAACCTTTTTGAATGATTTATGCAGTAGgtatgcttttgtttttgttaatttttcaatctgtaattgttgattttgaaaaaaataaaacaaaataaataaattaggttgatctaacttttaagaataaaacaaataaaagtcaTTAAGCTTTTTAACGATAACTTGGAATACTTGATTGTTTTTCGCTATTAAAGCCTTCATCACCGAATATAAAAATTGCTTTTCGATCTTTAATTTCATTGATGTTAAGGAATTAATTAGGGCCCTTTTCTAactaatttgatcttttttgatCTTCATTGCTCAAaggaatttaaatattttcttgaattaaaaaaatatttattttactttgatgatGAATCTAATTTGTTGAAAGGACAATCCATTTGAACCGAGCATAAAtacactaaaatattttttacgttttatttttagaattttaattttctttagttttcttattAATCCCCAATCTTTATTTCTATTTCTTGTAAGAGGAATTAAGACAATTTCCCTTGGATTTGATTTGGCTTTAGTGTCTATGAACCATGACACTCAATCTTGCACGGACCCTAATGTTATGGAGGCTAAGGTTGTGGTTAGTTCTTGTGGACATGACGGGCCTTTTGGAGCTGCTGGTGTTAAGAGATTGAAGAGTATTGGCATGATTGATAGTGTTCCTGGAATGAAAGCACTCGACATGAACGCTGCTGAAGATGCAATTGTTAGGCTTACAAGAGAGATTGTGCCTGGTATGATTGTTACAGGCATGGAAGTTGCAGAAATTGATGGAGCACCAataatggatatatatataaaagttcatGTGCAAATCATACTGTTTTATCAAGCTAGTCCTGattattaacttaatttttgcAGAGTCCAACATTTGGGGCAATGATGATCTCAGGGCAGAAGGCTGCACACTTGGCTTTGAAGGATTTGGGGCAGCCAAATGCCCAAGACGGGACATTCAGTCTACAGCCAGAGCTTGTGCTTGCTGCTGCTGGGATATTAATTGTTGATGCATGAACACAGTAGGACTTCTTGAGTAGGGACTTGTATtgtcacataaaataaaaatattattttgatatattttttaataaaatatattttaaaaaataataattattattatactcaCAAACACCACTTAAATTTTCAGATATATCAACTTTTCCTTAATACCATAATCAACGTGATCTTTCACATCAAACGCAAAACAACACTTAACAttaggtttagttttttttatataaaaaaaatcactctaaTAACTTAACTTAGGGTCTtttacttagatttttttataaatattttagaggtattttgatcttttaattaatattaataatatttttttaattttaacgtttaatattaaattaattaagaaatagatTTCATGTGtgattttttcttcactttataTGTGGTTTTTACGGTCTCGAACAAAtacatatgttaaaaaataatataaatcatattttgagatcttacctaacaatttaactttttaagttAAGATTGTTCTTTGAcatttcataaatatatataaataatatttttattggactATAAATAATGACAAATTAAGTAAATGATGTATTTTCATTTGCTCAAGTCAAATCAATTTCACAATTTaaaccctatttttttaaaaaaaatcaattagcgaatcaaatcaatttaatctaCTAGTAGATTAGTGACAAACTTTTTTAGGTTATTCAATACCTAACAGCTCTATAAGCAATCCTTAACCCTCTTCATATCTTTCTCCAAATGACCGTAATGATAAACTACTGATACATCTACCGGAACTTTCTCTGATAAGCAATCAGAAACTGAATTTAGATGAGCATACAGATcaagtttttattgcttctgctttcattgaaaaaaagcttatattttcttcatttttcttcttcagctCTCGGGGAGCTTTGGAaagaagaagggaaagaaaGGGAGAAGATTCAGGGCGTTCCTAAAGGAAAGAATCAGCTGAAAGTTAAAATCATGCTACTGTCCAACTTGCACAGGCGGCCATCACAAAGCTCGTCTTCTTATCCATTAAGAAGTTTGCTAGAAAGAGTGAAGGAAGCCCATAGACCTTTTTTGGTTTTCCCTTTGCTGCTTTTGTTGTCACGAGTCATGTTCTTTGCAATGATGggaattttcttttatcaagTGTTCTGTTTCATATTAACAATTCAGCCATGCATATTATGCTATATAGATGTGAAATACTGTGTTCTAGAAGAGTTTTCTAGGCAACCATTTTCCTTGCCCCATCCACCAATTATCTGACGAAATTTGGATAAATCTGATGCTGGTGTTCAATTGAAAGTGACATTGTACAGAAGCGGAATACgcattgttaaataatatttatgtagtcttatttattaagggtagaatagtactttcagtttaacttatatatactttatttgtatttaggttaagactaaaCACTTATAATATatagattattcagaattctaacctcctttttgtgtttgatcttaattattttaacatggtatcaaagccGGTTTTATTGAATGAGGCTTAATCCTGAACACAACTTCGCAGATCCAACTTTGGAGTGAGATTTTGTtttccgcttctgcaaaatttggtatttcgtcagtttctacaattattttggtatttcgtcttcccttcagcttttgcaatttggtatttgcgttcAATTTCTGCAAATTCGTTTTGTGTTATGGAGTAATCGTATAATTttaagaagatatttgtttagtttctgcgatatttgtttagtttctgcaatatttgtttagtttctgtaATCTCTATTCAG contains:
- the LOC133675634 gene encoding uncharacterized protein LOC133675634; this translates as MASPREHIEHIRKTTFSIGGEKNPLAPMLDQAVKYLSAELYTKDVHFLMELIQNAEDNDYLEGVDPSLEFVITSRDITATGAPATLLIFNSEKGFSAKNIESICSVGNSTKKGNRKRGYIGEKGIGFKSVFLITPQPFIFSNGYQIRFNEKPCPHCNLGYVVPEWVEENPSLSDIKQIYGSNSTLPTTTIVLPLKPDKVKPVKQQLSSIHPEVLLFLSKIKSLSVREKNEDPRLNTVSAIAITKRTNFRARESMDAESYTLHLSAEENSTDEQDRECSYSVWKQKFPVKKKNKVEKRMGVKVWVITLAFPNGKRLRRGRSLPGIYAFLPTEMVTNLPFIIQADFILASSRETILLDDNWNQGILDCVPLAFINALVSLVKMREDAPVSSLPRLFQFLPIKSPHYPTLNAVRESIKVKLAEEEIVPSEPFTEQKFFHKPSEIGRIMPAFWSVLNKARKEGVRFDNPSSHGWHVLSSHFDKPEYDRILDFLGVGHVNNEWYARCIRSSNLLMGVSEDVYLQILLFVANNWRTEFCTTTMGDIPLIKYADRDGSVSLCSINESAQKNSGRLLCRSHETHYTSWLIDWNKEFGFVGNRFFLPKSTQEAIYSFSKKEAILQWLRVEVKVSEINLHGYAAIVTNHLNDNRKNTIAYACFLCQSFLRGYLNAEGVDSLCGKMPLVDSYGHVTKERSGVLVPANGSKWVELIGFNPWREENYVELGEDYLHPACFAGTRTSEEKFMEFLITRVKASDIPNISPPNAGIPTLSGPLTKQNAFLLLDWIRELKRRGIGIPAKLLTCIKEGSWLMIIINGSPDHRPPSQSFLLASDGGNSNWGTILQNGTVLVDIPLIDQGFYDDKIKEYKEELKTIGVMFEYGEACRFIGNHLKSLAASSTLSRSYVLAILNFIRFLKQNFLSPDHFVSKMKEARWLRTSHGCTSPNGSVLYSEEWKTARQISKIPFIDKDDYGEDINCFKAELQLLGVIVDFNGNYQMVVDNLLSSFSSSLTAEALLFILDCMHHSTSSDKLAKALKGVRCLKTNVGYKSPGECFFPDPEWGSLLEVFNTVPLIDHDFYESRITTRKNELKLLGVKVDFEEAVNVFVHSFKRQASFSSISKENVFSFLSCYRKLKGNSLKFPSEQKKCIREVNWLRTRLGDYRCPGNCILYGPEWESILAITLLPFIDDSDKFYGKGIREYEKELKKMGVVVEFKAGVKFVAAGLYFPLNPCHITSENVFSLLECIRILLKEKDYSFPDTFLKNVRREWLKTHVGYRTPDNCCLFDSKWGLYLKSTDGPFIDEVFYGSNITSYREELSSIGVTVEVEEACPLLASNLYHHSDFSTIVRIFKFLSKNEWMPGSDATRKIWIPDGQENGKWVNPEECVLRNRDGLFGQQFNFLEEYYEPDLLCFFSTAFNVTSYPSFDSHCKLWKVWETSGYQLSHAQCCAFWECVMSQWSSEVETTLADGLMKLPVHSGCGEILLLDKNDVFVADDLLLKELLEKLSPRPVLVWYPQPSLPSLPRSKLLEIYRKIGVRTISESARKEALSLADGVKLKPLNPRVLFIGKEMVRLILGFLADPSLKMQVKRRHEAVQCLLNITALVTAEPHTVSYSLSLSSGEIVKVRASRMIRWDRKSSKIYTQKPDKAGGPKVRIEYATYLAEAIAEGVLWDKEDHISALSELIKLAVLVSFNEEAVQFLMKSKNLQIFEEDEEFLSAAFP
- the LOC133676096 gene encoding thiamine thiazole synthase 2, chloroplastic-like, producing the protein MNHDTQSCTDPNVMEAKVVVSSCGHDGPFGAAGVKRLKSIGMIDSVPGMKALDMNAAEDAIVRLTREIVPGMIVTGMEVAEIDGAPIMDIYIKSPTFGAMMISGQKAAHLALKDLGQPNAQDGTFSLQPELVLAAAGILIVDA